In Methanomicrobium antiquum, one DNA window encodes the following:
- a CDS encoding formate dehydrogenase accessory sulfurtransferase FdhD, protein MNKKYSCKEISGEKSFPCEVNLPEESSVFVYVNGRQAATAVVSPELLSEYAAGYLLTEGIIKNAEEIESVFEEGNRVSIITLNPRKMLFTKRTVLSGCGGGTIIVDYSSIPSAPKGTSFSSKRIMEASEIIKLYEKTDLTGEIYFAGLFTKDKTLAVAGDIGRENALDKAIGKAFLEKCLFPECFASFSGRISAETVRKCLFAQIPVIATTGSVTSLACDVARERNMTLISLEENRMCIFSGDENICE, encoded by the coding sequence ATGAATAAAAAATACAGCTGTAAAGAGATAAGTGGTGAAAAATCCTTTCCCTGCGAAGTTAATCTTCCTGAAGAATCATCGGTTTTTGTGTATGTAAACGGAAGGCAGGCGGCAACGGCGGTTGTAAGTCCAGAATTGCTTTCAGAATACGCCGCCGGCTATCTTTTAACTGAAGGGATAATAAAAAATGCAGAAGAGATTGAATCGGTTTTTGAAGAAGGCAACAGAGTCAGCATCATAACATTAAACCCAAGAAAAATGCTTTTCACCAAAAGGACAGTTCTCTCAGGCTGTGGCGGAGGAACAATAATTGTTGATTATTCATCTATTCCTTCAGCACCAAAAGGAACTTCTTTTTCCTCAAAAAGAATTATGGAAGCGTCAGAAATAATAAAATTATATGAGAAGACAGACCTGACCGGTGAAATATACTTTGCAGGACTTTTTACAAAAGATAAAACACTTGCAGTAGCAGGCGACATCGGGCGAGAAAACGCACTTGACAAAGCGATTGGAAAGGCATTTCTTGAAAAGTGTCTTTTCCCTGAGTGTTTTGCTTCATTTAGCGGCCGTATCTCGGCTGAAACAGTCAGAAAATGTCTCTTTGCGCAGATCCCGGTTATCGCAACAACAGGCTCAGTCACATCTCTTGCCTGTGATGTTGCACGTGAGCGGAATATGACACTAATCTCATTAGAAGAAAACCGGATGTGCATCTTTTCAGGAGACGAAAATATTTGCGAATAG
- a CDS encoding aminotransferase class V-fold PLP-dependent enzyme — protein sequence MIRDPPVKKILYWCPNCNLPLINKSCSCGSESISIQLQKPFELRPALSADVTLIKELLLEKYGQVPVPKIILLNKYGGDDRAELVIINGVKFGWLLFDPVERKHRLDIAVDGIPYIIGHADKGIIDIDADTDYTKDKGRIGGKRVNLKNPYENGTYIVKFRKKYGTGIVRDGTIKVKELVSVEPLPPALNPDWKEAIAKNKNHLKNLEHTAIKTIKKHMKDRPTVNVSFSGGKDSTAILHLAKKAGIKDAFFIDTGLEFPETINFVKSCGVEIIQKGGDFWKGVERAGPPAKDNRWCCKLLKLNPLKVYLSGIGSCVTIQGNRWYESWNRADLGETSQNPANPLQLNVSPIRSWRAFEVFLYLWWQNKKINPLYDMGLERIGCYLCPSMLESEYETMRVLHPDYTKKWDDFLESWSDKKGYPPEYKDWGLWRWKALPPKMREICKERGIAINHDYTLKTGPAREKNIDSDFSKNTGSNEILENSSKTIKKEDKKPENIFQNKEFSADSDLNYDILKIRDDFSILGDVIYLDNAATGFSPQQVIDAMVDFEHNYRSNVGRGVHSLTQIASQKYWHAHEKVSRFIGGEKGVTVFTKNTTEAINMVAMGLSWKPGDRVITTVLEHHSNLLPWRALSKYGVEVDVIGIDSSYMPNLKELEEKITPFTRLVAVTHASNVLGVVTPVKEISEICHKHGVKLLVDGAQSVPHIPVNVAEIGCDYFVFSGHKMLGPTGTGVLWMKEADIEPLFLGGGMVESVTADGFTPETGYRKYEAGTSNIAGGIGLGAAVDYLTKIGMENIFEYEETLTKRLIDGLSEIQGVQLYVNPNPKKRIGVVSFTVEGINSHEIAQMLDETSDIMLRSGKHCCHPLMDFLGLKDGTVRASIGLYNTMHEIDLLIASVEEIVR from the coding sequence GTGATACGTGACCCTCCGGTTAAAAAAATACTATACTGGTGCCCGAATTGTAATCTGCCGCTGATCAATAAGAGTTGTTCATGTGGCAGTGAATCAATAAGCATACAGCTTCAAAAACCATTTGAGCTTCGGCCAGCACTGTCAGCCGATGTTACATTAATAAAAGAGCTTCTTTTAGAAAAATACGGGCAGGTCCCGGTTCCTAAAATTATTCTTCTCAACAAATACGGCGGAGATGACAGAGCAGAGCTTGTCATAATAAACGGAGTAAAGTTCGGCTGGCTTTTGTTTGACCCGGTTGAGAGAAAACACAGGCTGGACATTGCTGTTGATGGCATTCCTTATATCATTGGTCATGCAGATAAGGGAATTATTGATATTGACGCAGACACCGACTATACAAAAGATAAAGGAAGAATAGGTGGCAAACGTGTTAATCTTAAAAACCCTTACGAAAACGGAACTTACATTGTAAAATTCAGAAAAAAATACGGAACGGGGATTGTAAGAGACGGCACAATAAAAGTAAAAGAGCTTGTTTCAGTTGAACCTTTACCTCCGGCCTTAAATCCTGACTGGAAAGAGGCAATAGCAAAAAACAAAAATCATCTTAAAAATTTAGAGCACACCGCAATAAAAACAATAAAAAAACACATGAAAGATCGCCCGACTGTCAATGTATCTTTTTCAGGCGGAAAAGACAGCACAGCAATTCTTCATCTTGCCAAAAAAGCAGGTATAAAAGACGCTTTTTTCATTGATACAGGGCTTGAATTTCCGGAAACAATTAATTTTGTAAAATCATGCGGTGTTGAAATTATCCAAAAAGGCGGGGATTTCTGGAAGGGGGTTGAAAGGGCAGGTCCGCCTGCAAAAGACAACCGCTGGTGCTGTAAACTTCTTAAACTAAATCCACTGAAAGTTTATCTGTCCGGAATCGGCTCCTGCGTTACCATTCAGGGAAACCGCTGGTATGAATCATGGAATCGTGCAGATCTTGGTGAGACAAGTCAGAATCCCGCTAACCCTCTTCAGCTTAATGTATCTCCGATAAGGAGCTGGAGGGCATTTGAGGTTTTCCTCTATCTTTGGTGGCAGAATAAAAAGATAAACCCGCTGTATGATATGGGTCTTGAAAGAATTGGCTGTTATTTATGTCCTTCAATGCTTGAAAGCGAATATGAAACTATGCGTGTGCTTCATCCTGATTACACCAAAAAATGGGATGATTTTCTTGAGTCGTGGTCTGATAAGAAAGGTTATCCTCCCGAATACAAAGACTGGGGACTTTGGCGCTGGAAGGCGCTCCCGCCTAAAATGCGTGAAATTTGCAAAGAAAGAGGAATTGCAATAAATCATGACTATACCTTAAAGACCGGACCTGCAAGAGAGAAAAATATTGATTCTGATTTTTCAAAAAATACAGGTTCAAACGAAATTTTGGAAAATTCATCTAAGACAATTAAAAAAGAGGATAAAAAACCTGAAAATATTTTTCAAAATAAAGAATTTTCAGCAGATTCAGATTTAAATTATGATATCTTAAAAATACGGGATGATTTCTCAATTCTCGGGGATGTCATATATCTGGACAACGCCGCAACAGGTTTTTCACCACAGCAGGTTATTGATGCAATGGTTGATTTTGAGCACAATTACCGTTCAAATGTCGGTCGCGGTGTCCACAGCCTGACACAGATTGCCTCTCAGAAATACTGGCATGCACATGAAAAAGTCTCCAGGTTCATCGGCGGAGAAAAAGGAGTAACGGTTTTTACAAAAAATACAACTGAAGCCATAAACATGGTTGCAATGGGACTTTCGTGGAAGCCAGGCGACAGAGTTATTACAACTGTTCTTGAGCACCACTCAAATCTTCTACCATGGAGGGCACTTTCAAAATACGGCGTTGAAGTGGATGTTATCGGGATTGACTCTTCCTATATGCCCAACTTAAAAGAGCTTGAGGAAAAAATAACTCCTTTTACACGCCTGGTTGCAGTGACTCATGCATCAAATGTCTTAGGAGTTGTAACGCCGGTTAAGGAAATTTCTGAGATCTGCCATAAACATGGTGTAAAACTCCTTGTTGACGGTGCACAGAGTGTTCCTCATATTCCTGTAAATGTCGCAGAAATTGGATGCGACTATTTCGTGTTTTCCGGGCACAAAATGCTCGGGCCGACAGGAACCGGCGTTTTGTGGATGAAGGAGGCCGACATCGAGCCGCTCTTTTTGGGCGGCGGGATGGTTGAGTCTGTAACAGCTGACGGCTTTACTCCTGAGACAGGCTACCGTAAATATGAGGCAGGAACATCAAATATCGCAGGCGGTATAGGGCTTGGCGCCGCAGTTGACTATCTGACAAAAATCGGGATGGAAAACATTTTCGAGTATGAAGAAACCCTGACAAAGAGGCTGATTGATGGTTTGTCTGAAATTCAGGGTGTTCAGTTGTATGTAAACCCAAATCCAAAAAAGAGAATTGGTGTTGTATCTTTCACAGTCGAAGGTATAAATTCTCATGAGATTGCACAGATGCTTGATGAAACATCTGATATCATGCTCCGGTCAGGAAAGCACTGCTGCCATCCGCTGATGGACTTTTTAGGACTTAAGGACGGGACAGTCAGGGCAAGCATTGGCCTTTACAACACGATGCATGAAATTGATCTCCTGATTGCGTCGGTTGAAGAGATTGTCCGGTAA
- a CDS encoding IS1634 family transposase, with protein MQTKLRTYVVEPNDNISFPIGIILLVKTLYEILNFSEIFGKHKKKGISIDDLLIALISYKLTDNFSIKRSHGWINRLEVLQIFNLISFSERTIYRLLETIGANREEIISDIQDRIFDRYDFDLTDINMDWTSIVLHGNKAELGKYGYSRDHRPDKKQITIGLAELANPINIPIGMTVEPGNLNDQKHFKKTYLQVKDRLKEDSLVIFDKGANSIDNTQMIRSDNLQYITGKKLNKSDDKIIAKFEEYSPEIIDDEAGIRGIKIVKPNSINYFYFSKKLQKEQLESRARKVVKQIKEAKTIQECIEKNKKLPKKFRINNLLVDVDYSIQTKLVQISEDEAVKLLEDKLITGREGFFCLKSSKNLTLVEALNTYRKKDSIEKIFHSLKNEIEIKPLRVWTDNSIYGALIIGFIAQLFISLIRFEIPEMKHTSTKFIKKSLSNLTVTIDLWKRKTKKYIHSNFDSINTKILLYDWGIS; from the coding sequence ATGCAAACAAAACTAAGAACCTATGTAGTTGAGCCTAATGACAATATATCCTTTCCTATTGGCATCATCCTGCTTGTCAAAACACTATATGAAATACTTAATTTTTCAGAAATTTTTGGCAAGCATAAGAAAAAAGGAATAAGTATCGATGATTTACTTATCGCGCTTATCAGTTACAAGCTGACTGATAATTTCAGCATCAAGCGCTCACATGGATGGATAAATCGCTTAGAGGTTTTGCAGATATTTAACCTGATTTCTTTCAGTGAAAGAACGATTTATCGTCTTCTTGAAACAATCGGAGCAAACAGAGAAGAAATCATCTCAGATATTCAGGATAGAATCTTTGATAGGTATGATTTTGATCTCACCGACATCAACATGGACTGGACCAGTATAGTTCTTCACGGAAATAAAGCAGAACTTGGTAAATATGGATATAGTCGGGATCACAGACCTGACAAAAAACAGATAACTATTGGATTGGCTGAACTGGCTAATCCAATCAATATTCCGATAGGAATGACTGTTGAACCCGGAAATCTCAACGATCAGAAACATTTCAAAAAGACGTATCTTCAGGTAAAAGATAGATTAAAAGAAGATTCTCTAGTAATATTTGACAAAGGTGCAAACAGCATTGATAATACTCAGATGATTCGCTCCGATAACCTGCAGTATATCACAGGAAAGAAGCTTAACAAAAGTGATGATAAGATAATTGCAAAATTCGAAGAATATAGTCCTGAAATTATTGATGATGAAGCCGGCATTCGCGGCATTAAAATTGTGAAACCAAACAGCATCAATTACTTCTATTTTTCAAAGAAACTTCAGAAAGAACAACTTGAATCCAGGGCGAGAAAAGTTGTGAAACAGATTAAGGAAGCAAAAACGATTCAGGAATGTATTGAAAAAAATAAAAAACTCCCTAAGAAGTTTCGTATAAATAATTTGCTTGTTGATGTTGATTATTCCATCCAGACAAAACTTGTTCAAATTTCAGAGGATGAAGCTGTAAAACTCCTTGAAGATAAATTAATCACTGGCAGAGAAGGATTTTTCTGTCTGAAATCAAGTAAGAATTTGACACTTGTTGAGGCCCTAAATACATATCGAAAAAAAGACTCGATTGAGAAGATATTCCACTCTTTAAAGAATGAAATTGAAATTAAACCATTGAGAGTCTGGACAGATAACAGCATTTATGGTGCGTTAATCATCGGATTTATTGCACAGCTTTTTATTTCACTGATTCGATTTGAAATCCCGGAAATGAAGCATACATCTACAAAATTCATAAAAAAATCATTATCGAATTTGACAGTTACCATTGATTTGTGGAAAAGAAAGACAAAAAAGTACATTCACTCGAATTTTGACTCCATAAATACGAAGATTTTACTCTATGACTGGGGCATTTCATGA
- a CDS encoding type IV pilin N-terminal domain-containing protein, producing MILLILKSPVQVTDKNDSAVSALIGVILLVALVVIMTAVISVFFFGLIGDMHQKTAYVVAEAKYNTQYGYPLITLSNRAGDTGLLSGSGDGYPIAVQITTPGGSVTASPYPVGLKWAPGTYLFIIRTDAGYTVTDDPNKINGTPMAFLGNEITVNIIDTVSDVLIYSQKITMSSVNNTTSIYTSTATVTSTPTATATATATISTKKLMIIWSPASDGYASLSPPDPLENSRGINIPTGSSKTIYFMPDAGKAVVTIKLDGATVYSGSSVGATIEYTILNISEDHILRATFG from the coding sequence ATGATACTGCTAATCCTAAAATCTCCGGTTCAAGTCACAGATAAAAATGACTCAGCAGTAAGTGCTCTTATAGGAGTAATTCTCTTAGTTGCTCTGGTGGTTATTATGACTGCAGTAATCTCGGTTTTCTTCTTTGGCTTAATCGGCGATATGCACCAAAAGACTGCTTATGTCGTTGCTGAGGCAAAATATAATACACAATATGGTTATCCTCTGATTACACTATCCAATCGTGCCGGAGATACCGGCCTGCTTTCCGGTTCTGGCGATGGTTATCCCATTGCAGTTCAGATCACAACACCAGGTGGAAGCGTAACCGCCAGTCCATACCCTGTTGGTCTTAAATGGGCGCCTGGGACATACCTGTTCATTATCCGGACAGACGCCGGATATACGGTTACAGATGATCCAAACAAAATAAATGGAACACCTATGGCATTTCTGGGCAATGAGATCACTGTTAATATTATTGATACTGTCAGCGACGTACTTATCTACAGTCAAAAAATCACAATGTCTTCCGTAAACAATACAACCTCAATTTACACATCCACGGCAACTGTGACATCTACCCCAACAGCAACTGCTACAGCTACCGCAACCATTTCAACAAAAAAATTAATGATTATCTGGTCACCCGCATCAGATGGATATGCCTCTCTGTCACCGCCTGACCCGCTAGAGAATTCAAGAGGAATCAATATCCCTACCGGAAGCAGCAAGACAATTTACTTCATGCCAGATGCAGGAAAGGCAGTAGTGACTATAAAACTGGATGGTGCTACAGTTTATAGCGGGTCATCAGTTGGAGCCACCATTGAATATACTATATTAAATATCTCTGAGGATCACATCCTGAGAGCAACTTTTGGCTAG
- a CDS encoding U32 family peptidase yields the protein MRIPELLAPAGDWSCLKTAVENGADAVYFGIKNMNMRDNAGNFEISELPVVMHYLHENNKKGYLTLNTIFYNSELLKIKKIIAEAKEACVDAIICWDMAVLDMANKAGIPVHISTQASVSNYQAFKFYAGLGAKRIILARECSLSDISEIRKKADSDNLDCEIETFIHGAMCVSMSGRCFLSADTFHKSANRGQCLQPCRRLYSITDVEDEDNSYILGHDYVLSPKDLCSIEILPELIKAGISSFKIEGRNRPPDYVKTTVSCYKKGLNAIDSGEFTPKLAMELKEELSKTYNRGFSGGFYKGLEKDWISPGPSAKETKEYCGEVVNYYKKVQVAEFLIRSGSLKTGDKILVYGKTTPAEYSIIKEIQINHKNVLSVAKGERCGIKVPFFVRPGDKLFLVKDSVN from the coding sequence ATGAGAATACCTGAACTGCTTGCACCTGCCGGAGACTGGTCATGTTTAAAGACAGCTGTAGAAAACGGTGCGGATGCTGTTTATTTCGGCATCAAAAATATGAATATGCGGGATAATGCCGGCAACTTTGAGATAAGCGAACTTCCTGTCGTCATGCATTATCTTCATGAAAATAATAAAAAAGGATACCTAACCTTAAATACTATTTTTTATAACAGTGAGCTTTTAAAAATTAAAAAGATTATAGCGGAAGCCAAAGAAGCCTGTGTTGATGCCATAATCTGCTGGGATATGGCAGTTCTTGATATGGCAAACAAGGCAGGAATTCCTGTTCACATTTCAACTCAGGCGAGTGTCTCAAATTATCAGGCGTTTAAGTTTTACGCAGGATTAGGCGCAAAACGAATAATCCTTGCAAGAGAGTGCTCACTTTCAGACATTTCAGAAATCAGAAAAAAGGCTGATTCCGATAATCTTGATTGTGAGATTGAGACTTTTATTCACGGTGCTATGTGTGTGAGCATGTCAGGCAGGTGTTTTTTATCGGCCGATACATTCCATAAATCCGCAAACAGGGGCCAGTGCCTTCAGCCCTGTCGGAGGCTTTACTCTATTACTGATGTTGAGGATGAGGATAACTCCTATATATTAGGCCACGATTATGTTTTAAGCCCAAAAGATCTCTGTTCTATAGAAATCCTGCCGGAGCTTATTAAGGCAGGAATCAGCTCTTTTAAGATTGAGGGGAGAAACAGGCCGCCTGATTATGTTAAAACAACAGTCTCCTGCTACAAAAAAGGTTTGAATGCTATAGATTCGGGGGAGTTCACACCTAAGCTTGCTATGGAATTAAAAGAAGAACTTTCCAAAACCTATAACCGGGGATTTTCAGGAGGTTTCTATAAGGGTCTTGAAAAGGACTGGATAAGTCCTGGTCCCTCTGCCAAAGAAACAAAGGAGTATTGCGGGGAGGTTGTCAATTATTATAAAAAAGTTCAGGTGGCAGAGTTTCTGATACGCTCAGGGAGCCTGAAGACAGGCGATAAAATTCTTGTCTACGGCAAAACAACCCCTGCAGAATATAGTATAATTAAAGAGATACAGATAAATCACAAGAATGTTTTATCTGTTGCGAAAGGTGAGCGGTGCGGGATTAAAGTGCCGTTTTTTGTCAGACCCGGGGATAAGCTGTTTTTGGTTAAGGATAGCGTTAATTGA
- a CDS encoding nuclear transport factor 2 family protein, whose translation MSLTEAQKKEVRVAMEAYAAAYKTKDFDGMMNIFSPGICGFGSGPDEIIKNHESFARQIKRDMIQADVESVVFSETQINGEGKVAWVMTQSAIVFTVSGSEKQTVKGRSTMVLRNTDDKWLIEQIHFSMPYGRQAEGQSFPEA comes from the coding sequence ATGAGTCTGACAGAAGCACAAAAAAAAGAAGTCAGGGTGGCGATGGAAGCATATGCAGCCGCCTATAAAACAAAGGATTTCGATGGAATGATGAATATATTTTCTCCGGGCATCTGTGGATTCGGCAGCGGGCCGGACGAAATAATAAAGAACCATGAGAGTTTTGCCCGGCAGATAAAACGCGATATGATCCAGGCGGATGTTGAATCAGTGGTATTCAGTGAGACGCAAATCAACGGCGAAGGAAAGGTAGCCTGGGTAATGACTCAAAGTGCCATTGTATTTACAGTCTCCGGGTCGGAGAAGCAGACTGTCAAAGGCAGATCCACTATGGTTCTTCGAAACACTGATGATAAATGGCTCATCGAGCAGATCCACTTTTCGATGCCATATGGCAGACAGGCAGAAGGGCAGTCCTTCCCTGAGGCATGA
- a CDS encoding C45 family peptidase: MKSAVLTILVIILFIIALFIGNFALFAQPDDSGAKTTVNHLLKKENGTYMDVIHVTVRGGTEEEIGYELGKAGIDEFDSFLLPFADIKYGEEKEQYIKSYDDVLYERMLGIKKAYQLSEDDYSYDASFPIYISLYPSCSALYFPPSSTKDGHAIVGRNMEWDYTPDLDAFTGIEDGNFEDTIVSEMGTLVHVVEIYPDEGYASLVLGTMDLLNGIVDGINEKGLYVASLQDGDTYNDPLDDLAGSTSTGLNFMQVLRSILEHCATVDEAKKQLSETEVFMPYMGQHFLICDDSGDATIVEFDNETRDIIFIDYQDTPVPITNYAIHLRPDISLCQPENPDDPHDDYLRSAKLHNYISGHEGDFTTDDAWAALKQVEANADAGNKTVDRLLWRVVTDLTNRTMTVKYFLKDGPINNQTLKTRDLIMSEPFTFSLER, from the coding sequence ATGAAATCGGCCGTTCTGACAATACTTGTGATAATTCTTTTCATTATTGCACTTTTTATTGGCAATTTTGCCCTTTTTGCACAGCCCGATGATTCCGGTGCAAAAACAACTGTGAATCATCTTTTAAAAAAGGAAAACGGCACGTATATGGACGTAATCCATGTAACAGTCCGTGGAGGAACAGAGGAGGAGATAGGATATGAGCTTGGGAAAGCCGGCATAGATGAGTTTGACTCATTCCTTTTGCCTTTCGCTGACATAAAATACGGAGAGGAAAAGGAGCAGTACATCAAAAGTTATGACGATGTTTTATACGAGCGGATGCTTGGAATAAAGAAGGCATATCAGCTCAGTGAAGACGATTACAGCTATGATGCCAGTTTTCCTATATATATATCACTTTATCCTTCATGTTCCGCTCTTTATTTTCCTCCTTCATCAACAAAGGACGGCCATGCAATTGTAGGCAGGAATATGGAATGGGATTATACCCCTGATTTAGATGCATTTACCGGTATTGAAGATGGAAACTTCGAAGACACAATCGTTAGTGAAATGGGAACACTTGTACATGTTGTCGAGATATATCCTGATGAAGGATATGCCAGTCTGGTATTGGGGACCATGGATCTCCTCAACGGTATCGTTGACGGAATAAATGAAAAAGGACTGTACGTTGCGTCTCTTCAGGACGGAGATACTTATAACGATCCCCTGGATGACCTCGCCGGATCAACGAGTACAGGACTGAATTTTATGCAGGTGCTTAGATCAATCCTAGAGCATTGTGCAACGGTTGATGAAGCAAAAAAGCAGCTGTCAGAGACAGAGGTTTTTATGCCGTATATGGGCCAGCACTTCCTTATATGCGACGATTCCGGAGACGCGACAATTGTAGAGTTTGATAACGAAACACGTGATATTATTTTTATAGATTACCAGGACACTCCTGTTCCGATTACAAACTATGCTATTCACCTCCGTCCTGACATCAGCCTGTGTCAACCGGAAAATCCTGATGATCCTCATGACGATTACCTGAGAAGTGCAAAACTTCATAACTATATTTCCGGTCATGAAGGAGATTTCACGACAGATGACGCATGGGCGGCATTGAAACAAGTTGAGGCAAATGCTGATGCAGGTAACAAAACTGTTGACAGGCTTTTGTGGAGGGTTGTAACTGATTTAACCAACAGGACAATGACTGTTAAATATTTCTTAAAAGACGGCCCGATAAATAACCAGACGCTTAAAACCCGTGATCTTATTATGTCAGAGCCGTTTACCTTCAGTCTTGAGAGATGA
- a CDS encoding alpha/beta hydrolase family protein — MKPSKSCIKYAITFTLLVTATLAFTISAGCTETELQSVAVSAATETKTPQSASTCSSGSAAQIFSDQEFAFQFLRTIGASYSGEADIGECLKTASRIDEGDFESWYSEWKKTADAIRNIGDESLREGHNRTAMNAYYRAATYYRTAEFFLHGNSTDSRIVETWEKSRETFRDALALDDVSYEIVSIPYENTTLPGYFYKADNSGTPHPLLIVQTGFDGCQEELHTYVNEGIKRGYNVLTFEGPGQGEVIRIQHIPFRYDWENVITPVVDYAVSRPDVDENRIALWGISLGGYLAPRGAAYESRIAALIADPGTYDVGENLLRNLQEEGADANMTKEDLKEWLQTDPAEFNDAIRDAMAESTGTRWMNENGMFVFNAGSPAQFWAKWMDFSLAGIAGEIRCPTLVCAGEADSLDKDAIQAKELYDSLACEKEFILFQDEYGAGSHCQFGAFGQSFGAKFDWLDDKMGINQ; from the coding sequence ATGAAGCCCTCGAAATCCTGCATAAAATATGCAATAACTTTTACCCTCCTGGTAACAGCCACTCTTGCCTTTACAATATCTGCAGGCTGCACAGAAACAGAATTGCAGTCTGTGGCTGTTTCTGCCGCGACTGAAACAAAAACACCTCAATCCGCCTCCACCTGCTCTTCCGGCTCTGCCGCACAAATATTCAGCGACCAGGAATTCGCTTTTCAGTTCCTAAGAACAATCGGCGCTTCATATTCAGGAGAAGCTGATATCGGCGAATGCCTTAAAACAGCATCCAGAATAGACGAAGGAGATTTTGAGAGCTGGTACAGCGAATGGAAAAAAACAGCGGATGCAATCAGAAATATAGGAGATGAAAGTCTCAGGGAAGGGCATAACCGTACAGCAATGAATGCTTATTACCGGGCTGCAACATACTACCGCACAGCAGAGTTCTTCCTGCATGGAAATTCAACGGACTCCCGCATCGTTGAGACGTGGGAAAAAAGCAGAGAAACATTTCGCGATGCACTCGCACTCGATGATGTCTCATACGAGATTGTAAGCATCCCGTATGAAAATACAACACTACCGGGGTACTTCTATAAAGCAGATAATTCCGGCACACCTCATCCGCTCCTAATTGTTCAGACAGGCTTTGACGGCTGCCAGGAAGAGCTTCATACATATGTGAATGAAGGAATAAAACGCGGATACAATGTCTTAACATTCGAGGGGCCTGGACAGGGCGAAGTGATACGGATTCAGCATATTCCGTTTCGTTACGACTGGGAGAATGTCATCACGCCTGTCGTTGATTATGCAGTAAGCCGGCCCGATGTCGATGAAAACAGGATAGCACTCTGGGGAATTTCCCTAGGCGGCTACCTTGCCCCACGCGGCGCCGCATATGAAAGCAGGATTGCAGCGCTCATTGCAGACCCCGGCACATACGACGTCGGAGAAAATCTCCTTAGAAACCTGCAGGAAGAAGGAGCGGATGCGAACATGACAAAAGAAGACCTAAAGGAATGGCTGCAGACAGACCCGGCTGAGTTCAACGATGCCATACGGGATGCAATGGCAGAGAGTACTGGCACTCGCTGGATGAACGAAAACGGAATGTTCGTCTTCAATGCCGGCTCCCCTGCACAGTTCTGGGCAAAATGGATGGATTTTTCACTCGCGGGAATCGCCGGGGAGATACGCTGCCCGACTCTTGTCTGCGCCGGTGAAGCCGATAGCTTAGACAAAGACGCGATTCAGGCAAAAGAGCTTTATGACAGCCTTGCCTGCGAGAAGGAATTCATATTATTCCAGGACGAATACGGTGCCGGGTCGCACTGCCAGTTCGGGGCGTTCGGACAGTCTTTCGGTGCCAAATTTGACTGGCTTGATGATAAAATGGGTATAAATCAATAA